One genomic region from Uloborus diversus isolate 005 chromosome 2, Udiv.v.3.1, whole genome shotgun sequence encodes:
- the LOC129217796 gene encoding cell surface glycoprotein 1-like gives MPQMHGSVTPDRSHIRNSESEGSGHIPGEIPTDAPTDAPTVNDAKSPGDASDDAPPTGHADISEDAPTDSPTVGDADSAGDVPDDSPTVGDAESPEDAAEDDPPTGHADISEDAPTDSPTVGDADSAGDVPDDTPTVGDAESPEDAAEDDPPTGHADISEDAPTDSPTVGDADIPGDVSDEDAPADNRNVGEGDGPEDAPADSDDDSSVAEDLLVYWRFATTAAAAAEICISI, from the exons ATGCCACAAATGCATGGCAGCGTGACTCCCGATAGAAGTCACA TAAGGAATAGTGAAAGCGAAGGGAGTGGCCATATTCCGGGGGAAATTCCCACTGATGCTCCAACGGATGCTCCAACTGTAAATGATGCTAAAAGTCCTGGAGATGCTTCTGATGATGCTCCACCAACAGGACATGCTGATATCTCGGAGGATGCTCCCACCGATTCTCCAACTGTAGGTGATGCTGACAGTGCTGGGGATGTTCCCGATGATTCGCCAACCGTGGGTGATGCTGAAAGCCCTGAAGATGCTGCTGAAGATGATCCACCAACAGGGCATGCTGATATCTCGGAGGATGCTCCCACCGATTCTCCAACTGTAGGTGATGCTGACAGTGCTGGGGATGTTCCCGATGATACTCCAACCGTAGGTGATGCTGAAAGCCCTGAAGATGCTGCTGAAGATGATCCACCAACAGGGCATGCTGATATCTCGGAGGATGCTCCCACCGATTCTCCAACTGTAGGCGATGCTGATATCCCTGGAGATGTTTCCGATGAAGATGCTCCAGCTGATAACCGAAATGTAGGGGAAGGTGACGGTCCTGAAGATGCTCCAGCTGATTCCGATGACGATTCTAGTGTAGCAGAAG ATCTGTTGGTCTATTGGAGATTTGcaacaacagcagcagcagcagcagaaATATGTATAAGCATTTAG